The following coding sequences are from one Terriglobales bacterium window:
- a CDS encoding competence/damage-inducible protein A, whose product MLAEIIAVGSELLTPFRQDTNSLYLTGQLNQLGVEVGFKTVVGDRREHLVEAARIALGRADLAIFMGGLGPTEDDLTREAVAAALGRELKRDPDLVAQLYARFASRRMKMPENNVRQAEVIAGAAVLDNPKGTAPGQWLELDQEGAKKIVILLPGPPWELTATFEEQCLPRLRQAVPPQFLATRVLKVAMAPESTLDARIAPIYKQHAAVETTILAGAGEVQIHLHAQAESQEAAQKAVDKLAEALEDELDELVFSRGGESLEQIVAYYLEMRGATIAVAESCTGGLLGERLTSISGASRYFLGGAIVYTNDLKSALLEVPPLLIAEKGAVSREVAIAMAEGIRKQCKSTLGVGITGIAGPTGGSEEKPVGLVYHALADGRKTEVIERRYPGDRERVRWFASQQALDMVRRKLI is encoded by the coding sequence GTGCTTGCCGAGATCATCGCCGTGGGCAGCGAGCTGCTCACGCCCTTCCGCCAGGACACCAACTCGCTCTATCTTACCGGGCAACTCAACCAGTTGGGCGTGGAGGTGGGCTTCAAGACGGTGGTGGGAGACCGCCGCGAGCATCTGGTGGAGGCAGCGCGCATCGCGCTGGGGCGCGCCGACCTGGCGATCTTCATGGGCGGGCTGGGCCCGACCGAGGACGACCTCACGCGTGAGGCGGTGGCCGCGGCGCTGGGCCGCGAGCTCAAGCGCGATCCCGACCTGGTGGCGCAGCTCTACGCGCGCTTCGCCTCGCGGCGCATGAAGATGCCGGAGAACAACGTGCGCCAGGCGGAGGTGATCGCGGGCGCCGCCGTCCTCGACAATCCCAAGGGCACCGCGCCCGGCCAGTGGCTGGAATTGGATCAGGAAGGCGCGAAGAAGATCGTCATCCTGCTGCCGGGGCCGCCCTGGGAACTGACCGCGACCTTCGAGGAGCAGTGTCTGCCGCGGCTGCGGCAGGCGGTGCCGCCGCAGTTCCTGGCCACGCGCGTGCTCAAGGTGGCCATGGCGCCGGAGTCCACGCTGGACGCGCGCATCGCCCCCATCTACAAGCAGCACGCGGCGGTGGAGACCACCATCCTGGCGGGCGCGGGCGAGGTGCAGATCCACCTGCACGCGCAAGCCGAGTCACAGGAGGCGGCGCAGAAGGCGGTCGACAAGCTGGCCGAGGCGCTGGAAGACGAGCTGGACGAATTGGTGTTCTCGCGCGGCGGCGAGTCGCTGGAGCAGATCGTCGCCTACTACCTGGAGATGCGCGGGGCGACCATCGCGGTGGCGGAGTCGTGCACCGGCGGGCTGCTGGGGGAGCGGCTGACTTCGATCAGCGGGGCCTCGCGCTACTTCCTGGGCGGCGCCATCGTCTACACCAACGACCTGAAGAGCGCGCTGCTGGAGGTGCCGCCGCTGCTGATCGCGGAGAAGGGCGCGGTCAGCCGCGAGGTGGCCATCGCCATGGCGGAGGGCATCCGCAAGCAGTGCAAGTCCACGTTGGGGGTGGGCATCACCGGCATCGCCGGGCCCACCGGCGGCAGCGAGGAGAAGCCGGTGGGGCTCGTCTACCACGCGCTGGCGGACGGGCGGAAGACCGAGGTCATTGAGCGGCGCTATCCCGGGGACCGGGAGCGGGTGCGTTGGTTCGCCAGCCAGCAGGCTCTGGATATGGTGCGAAGGAAGCTAATCTGA